One window of the Deinococcus planocerae genome contains the following:
- a CDS encoding tetratricopeptide repeat protein — protein MTTPASPPHNLPAQPTPLIGRGAVLTEAAGLLSSGARLLTVQGPGGVGKTRFAVALAGAVLGRYARGAWFVDLGDERHPDALPGRIARTLGWTLDAADPPGSLCGQLRGGPLLLILDNVESVPGAAPLLGDLLGACPDLTLLVTSRVPLYLRWEWRLPLAPLALPEAPDAEDAADAPAVRLYLERARAAGAGDLTGELAAVARLCARLDGLPLALELAAARAGQVGPGTLLARLERRLALPSAPAPDRPGRHQSLSAAIGASYDLLGPGHRAALRRLAVSGSVTEAAARQVADTDSLGLEALDTLLTLADASLLIPRPGADGETRYGMLEIVRDYAAEHSDAAETALAHRRHAHWCLDHAVELAPRWRSERQVQVLARLDEEQPNFRAALTWALRPDAAPSERVNGVRLVETLWPFWLARGHVVEGRTWLETALGAAEDGPSPPGLLRGAGVLARQQGDLDAAAARAEQALWAARLAADLPQEAAATGDLGVAWALHGDLPRAGDAFEAQREVSARLGDAAGVADALNNLGALALRRGDWDRAEGALSQALTLRRQRGDRRGTAEALVNLGVLACQRADWPQAAEHLTRALDLRRELGDERGAAEALSNLAAARRLSGDPAGAAELGRACLDLRRRLGDLPGAARAQLHLGTALLDLGQLDEVAAALRAAAPPDGGGSAWPDPHRAALLQALAALAVRRRQWTRAALRLGGAQRLWGGGPGAWPAQRAEQDRLTATLRDALGDQALQDALALGHTLTWEALLQDDPAPGPPDAEAAPATDRGVLSTRERDVLRLLVRGWPNKKIAAALHLSDNTVKNHLASVYGKLGVRGRSEAVARALQEGLLD, from the coding sequence ATGACCACGCCCGCCTCCCCCCCGCACAATCTGCCCGCCCAGCCCACCCCGCTGATCGGGCGCGGGGCCGTGCTGACCGAGGCGGCGGGGCTGCTGTCGAGCGGAGCCCGGCTGCTTACAGTGCAGGGACCGGGGGGCGTGGGCAAGACCCGCTTCGCCGTAGCGCTCGCCGGGGCGGTGCTGGGCCGCTACGCCCGGGGGGCCTGGTTCGTGGACCTGGGGGACGAGCGGCACCCGGACGCGCTGCCGGGCCGGATCGCGCGGACCCTGGGCTGGACGCTGGACGCCGCCGACCCCCCCGGGAGCCTGTGCGGGCAGTTGCGCGGAGGGCCGCTGCTGCTCATCCTCGACAACGTGGAGAGTGTGCCGGGCGCGGCCCCGCTGCTGGGCGACCTGCTCGGCGCCTGCCCGGACCTGACCCTGCTGGTGACCAGCCGCGTGCCGCTGTACCTGCGCTGGGAGTGGCGCCTGCCGCTGGCCCCCCTGGCGCTGCCGGAGGCTCCGGACGCCGAGGACGCGGCGGACGCCCCCGCCGTGCGGCTGTACCTGGAGCGTGCCCGGGCCGCCGGAGCCGGGGACCTGACGGGTGAGCTGGCGGCGGTGGCGCGGCTGTGTGCCCGGCTGGACGGCCTGCCGCTGGCCCTGGAACTGGCGGCGGCGCGGGCCGGACAAGTGGGGCCGGGCACCCTGCTGGCCCGGCTGGAGCGCCGCCTCGCGCTGCCCTCCGCCCCGGCCCCCGACCGTCCGGGCCGGCACCAGTCGCTGAGCGCGGCCATCGGGGCCAGTTACGACCTGCTCGGTCCGGGGCACCGGGCCGCGCTTCGCCGCCTGGCGGTGAGCGGCAGCGTGACCGAGGCGGCGGCCCGGCAGGTGGCGGACACGGACTCACTCGGCCTGGAGGCGCTGGACACCCTGCTGACCCTGGCCGACGCGAGCCTGCTCATCCCCCGCCCGGGCGCGGACGGCGAGACCCGTTACGGGATGCTGGAGATTGTCCGGGATTACGCCGCCGAGCACTCGGACGCCGCCGAGACCGCGCTGGCCCACCGGCGGCACGCGCACTGGTGCCTGGACCACGCCGTGGAACTCGCCCCCCGCTGGCGTTCGGAAAGGCAGGTGCAGGTGCTGGCCCGGCTGGACGAGGAGCAGCCCAACTTCCGGGCGGCCCTGACCTGGGCGCTGCGCCCGGACGCGGCCCCGTCCGAGCGGGTGAACGGCGTGCGGCTGGTGGAGACGCTGTGGCCGTTCTGGCTGGCGCGCGGGCACGTGGTCGAGGGGCGGACGTGGCTGGAGACCGCCCTGGGCGCGGCGGAAGACGGCCCCTCCCCCCCCGGTCTGCTGCGGGGAGCCGGGGTGCTGGCCCGGCAGCAGGGGGACCTGGACGCCGCCGCCGCGCGGGCCGAGCAGGCGCTGTGGGCCGCCCGCCTCGCCGCCGATCTCCCGCAGGAAGCCGCCGCCACGGGGGACCTGGGCGTGGCCTGGGCGCTGCACGGCGACCTGCCGCGCGCCGGGGACGCCTTCGAGGCGCAGCGGGAGGTTTCTGCCCGGCTGGGCGACGCCGCCGGCGTGGCAGACGCCCTGAACAACCTCGGCGCGCTGGCCCTGCGGCGGGGCGACTGGGACCGGGCGGAGGGGGCACTCTCGCAGGCCCTGACCCTGCGCCGGCAGCGGGGCGACCGGCGCGGAACCGCGGAGGCTCTGGTCAACCTGGGCGTGCTGGCCTGTCAGCGGGCCGACTGGCCGCAGGCCGCCGAGCACCTGACCCGGGCGCTCGACCTGCGCCGGGAACTGGGCGACGAGCGCGGGGCCGCCGAGGCGCTGAGCAACCTCGCCGCGGCCCGGCGGCTTTCGGGCGACCCGGCGGGCGCCGCCGAACTGGGCCGGGCCTGCCTGGACCTGCGGCGCCGTCTGGGCGACCTGCCGGGCGCGGCCCGCGCGCAGCTCCACCTGGGCACCGCGCTGCTGGACCTCGGCCAGTTGGACGAGGTGGCGGCGGCGCTGCGGGCGGCGGCCCCGCCGGACGGCGGCGGGTCCGCCTGGCCGGACCCGCACCGGGCGGCCCTCTTGCAAGCACTCGCTGCCCTGGCGGTCCGGCGGCGGCAGTGGACGCGGGCGGCGCTGCGGCTGGGCGGCGCGCAGCGGCTGTGGGGCGGCGGGCCGGGCGCGTGGCCGGCGCAGCGCGCCGAGCAAGACCGCCTGACCGCGACCCTCCGGGACGCCCTGGGCGACCAGGCCCTGCAAGACGCGCTGGCGCTGGGCCACACCCTGACCTGGGAGGCGCTGCTTCAGGACGACCCGGCTCCAGGCCCGCCGGACGCCGAGGCGGCCCCGGCCACCGACCGAGGCGTCCTGAGTACCCGCGAGCGCGACGTGCTCCGGCTGCTCGTGCGCGGCTGGCCGAACAAGAAGATCGCCGCCGCCCTGCACCTGTCGGACAACACAGTCAAGAACCACCTCGCCTCGGTGTACGGCAAGCTGGGCGTGCGTGGCCGCTCGGAGGCGGTGGCGCGGGCCTTGCAGGAGGGGCTGCTGGACTGA